A genomic window from Lycium barbarum isolate Lr01 chromosome 4, ASM1917538v2, whole genome shotgun sequence includes:
- the LOC132635686 gene encoding potassium channel KAT3 isoform X2 has translation MSLPEITRAAAKWRNKKLTSVSSSLLPAFGKVTGEGSLKLKRFVIAPYDRRYRIWQTFLVVLVVYSAWSSPFELAFKKVASGGLLPVDLLVDAFFALDILLTFFVAYLDKSTYLLVDDHKKIAFRFATHLGFPMDVASTIPFQTIFQIFDGKKQEDDIFGFLNLLRLWRLRRVSKFFSRLEKDTRFSYFWTRICKLICVTLFAVHSAGCFYYWLATNYHTADNTWIGSNVTNFQERSIALGYTYSMYWSVVTLTTVGYGDLRAHNTGEKVFAILYMLFNIGLTAYLIGNMTNLIVHSVARTFAMRDAINDILRYASKNRLPEGIKEQMLAHLTLRFKTAELQHEEVLEVLPKAIRSSIAQHLFHTTLENTYLFKGVSEDFLVQLVSEIKAEYFPPKVDIIIQNEIPTDFYIIVSGAVEVVTYENGIEKVVRISHHHFKQLVQPLKADGKIILSNFLQHLKGIEKEKLQQIPLISELLSDLYSEVGTVSKGQNHEGQRQEGNRIPRMSGTLPTRIIIHGYHPHDKPNEGGIAGKLIHLPDSVEGLLAIAEKRFGKRGSTILTADGSQLEDLGAMRENDHLYIV, from the exons ATGTCGTTGCCGGAGATAACGAGGGCGGCAGCCAAGTGGAGAAATAAGAAACTAACATCAGTTTCAAGTAGCCTGTTGCCAGCTTTTGGTAAAGTCACGGGTGAAGGATCTCTCAAGCTTAAAAGATTTGTTATTGCTCCTTATGATCGTAGATATAG AATATGGCAAACATTTCTGGTGGTATTGGTGGTGTACTCAGCATGGTCATCCCCTTTCGAGCTGGCATTCAAGAAGGTAGCAAGTGGGGGACTCTTGCCTGTTGATTTATTGGTGGATGCCTTCTTCGCCCTTGACATTCTTCTCACTTTCTTTGTCGCTTACTTGGACAAATCCACTTATTTACTAGTTGATGATCACAAGAAAATTGCTTTCAG GTTTGCGACTCATCTAGGATTCCCAATGGATGTTGCTTCAACCATACCATTTCAAACAATATTCCAAATCTTTGATGGGAAAAAGCAAGAAGATGACATTTTTGGCTTCCTCAACTTGCTCAGACTTTGGCGACTACGGCGTGTTAGTAAGTTCTTCTCAAG GCTAGAGAAGGACACTCGATTCAGCTACTTCTGGACAAGAATATGTAAactaatttgt GTGACCTTATTCGCGGTGCATTCCGCTGGGTGTTTTTATTACTGGCTAGCAACAAATTATCACACTGCAGATAATACCTGGATTGGATCAAATGTTACTAATTTCCAAGAAAGAAGCATTGCTCTAGGATACACATATTCCATGTACTGGTCTGTTGTTACGCTCACCACAGTCGGCTATGGCGATCTCCGCGCACATAATACAGGAGAGAAGGTTTTCGCCATCTTGTACATGCTTTTCAACATTGGCCTCACTGCTTACTTAATTGGCAACATGACCAATCTTATTGTCCACAGTGTCGCTCGAACCTTCGCGATG AGGGACGCCATCAATGATATATTGCGATATGCAAGCAAGAATAGACTTCCAGAAGGCATAAAAGAGCAAATGCTGGCACATTTAACACTCAGATTCAAGACTGCAGAACTACAGCATGAGGAAGTACTAGAGGTCTTGCCCAAGGCAATAAGATCTAGCATTGCACAGCATCTCTTCCATACAACCCTTGAAAATACCTACCTTTTCAAAGGGGTTTCCGAAGACTTTTTAGTCCAGCTG GTTTCAGAGATAAAAGCAGAATACTTCCCACCAAAAGTTGACATCATTATTCAAAATGAGATACCAACTGATTTCTACATTATTGTCTCCGGGGCTGTG GAAGTAGTTACATACGAGAATGGAATCGAAAAG GTTGTTCGAATCAGCCATCATCATTTCAAGCAACTCGTGCAGCCCCTTAAAGCAGATGGAAAGATAATCCTCTCCAATTTTCTTCAG CATCTGAAAGGAATTgaaaaggaaaagctacaacaGATACCGCTCATATCGGAGCTGCTCAGCGACCTGTATAGTGAG GTGGGTACAGTGAGTAAGGGACAAAATCATGAAGGACAAAGACAAGAAGGAAATA GAATTCCAAGAATGTCAGGCACACTCCCCACTAGGATTATAATACATGGATATCATCCACATGACAAACCAAATGAAGGAGGAATTGCAGGAAAACTAATACATCTACCTGACTCAGTTGAAGGTCTCCTAGCAATAGCAG AAAAAAGGTTTGGCAAAAGAGGAAGTACAATTCTCACGGCAGATGGCTCCCAACTGGAGGATTTGGGTGCTATGCGCGAAAATGATCACTTGTATATAGTTTGA
- the LOC132635686 gene encoding potassium channel KAT3 isoform X1 has protein sequence MSLPEITRAAAKWRNKKLTSVSSSLLPAFGKVTGEGSLKLKRFVIAPYDRRYRIWQTFLVVLVVYSAWSSPFELAFKKVASGGLLPVDLLVDAFFALDILLTFFVAYLDKSTYLLVDDHKKIAFRFATHLGFPMDVASTIPFQTIFQIFDGKKQEDDIFGFLNLLRLWRLRRVSKFFSRLEKDTRFSYFWTRICKLICVTLFAVHSAGCFYYWLATNYHTADNTWIGSNVTNFQERSIALGYTYSMYWSVVTLTTVGYGDLRAHNTGEKVFAILYMLFNIGLTAYLIGNMTNLIVHSVARTFAMRDAINDILRYASKNRLPEGIKEQMLAHLTLRFKTAELQHEEVLEVLPKAIRSSIAQHLFHTTLENTYLFKGVSEDFLVQLVSEIKAEYFPPKVDIIIQNEIPTDFYIIVSGAVEVVTYENGIEKFLSKLVSPELFGEIGVIFNTPQPFTVRSKRLSQVVRISHHHFKQLVQPLKADGKIILSNFLQHLKGIEKEKLQQIPLISELLSDLYSEVGTVSKGQNHEGQRQEGNRIPRMSGTLPTRIIIHGYHPHDKPNEGGIAGKLIHLPDSVEGLLAIAEKRFGKRGSTILTADGSQLEDLGAMRENDHLYIV, from the exons ATGTCGTTGCCGGAGATAACGAGGGCGGCAGCCAAGTGGAGAAATAAGAAACTAACATCAGTTTCAAGTAGCCTGTTGCCAGCTTTTGGTAAAGTCACGGGTGAAGGATCTCTCAAGCTTAAAAGATTTGTTATTGCTCCTTATGATCGTAGATATAG AATATGGCAAACATTTCTGGTGGTATTGGTGGTGTACTCAGCATGGTCATCCCCTTTCGAGCTGGCATTCAAGAAGGTAGCAAGTGGGGGACTCTTGCCTGTTGATTTATTGGTGGATGCCTTCTTCGCCCTTGACATTCTTCTCACTTTCTTTGTCGCTTACTTGGACAAATCCACTTATTTACTAGTTGATGATCACAAGAAAATTGCTTTCAG GTTTGCGACTCATCTAGGATTCCCAATGGATGTTGCTTCAACCATACCATTTCAAACAATATTCCAAATCTTTGATGGGAAAAAGCAAGAAGATGACATTTTTGGCTTCCTCAACTTGCTCAGACTTTGGCGACTACGGCGTGTTAGTAAGTTCTTCTCAAG GCTAGAGAAGGACACTCGATTCAGCTACTTCTGGACAAGAATATGTAAactaatttgt GTGACCTTATTCGCGGTGCATTCCGCTGGGTGTTTTTATTACTGGCTAGCAACAAATTATCACACTGCAGATAATACCTGGATTGGATCAAATGTTACTAATTTCCAAGAAAGAAGCATTGCTCTAGGATACACATATTCCATGTACTGGTCTGTTGTTACGCTCACCACAGTCGGCTATGGCGATCTCCGCGCACATAATACAGGAGAGAAGGTTTTCGCCATCTTGTACATGCTTTTCAACATTGGCCTCACTGCTTACTTAATTGGCAACATGACCAATCTTATTGTCCACAGTGTCGCTCGAACCTTCGCGATG AGGGACGCCATCAATGATATATTGCGATATGCAAGCAAGAATAGACTTCCAGAAGGCATAAAAGAGCAAATGCTGGCACATTTAACACTCAGATTCAAGACTGCAGAACTACAGCATGAGGAAGTACTAGAGGTCTTGCCCAAGGCAATAAGATCTAGCATTGCACAGCATCTCTTCCATACAACCCTTGAAAATACCTACCTTTTCAAAGGGGTTTCCGAAGACTTTTTAGTCCAGCTG GTTTCAGAGATAAAAGCAGAATACTTCCCACCAAAAGTTGACATCATTATTCAAAATGAGATACCAACTGATTTCTACATTATTGTCTCCGGGGCTGTG GAAGTAGTTACATACGAGAATGGAATCGAAAAG TTCCTGTCAAAGTTAGTATCCCCAGAATTGTTCGGGGAAATAGGTGTGATCTTTAATACGCCGCAGCCTTTCACCGTGAGAAGTAAGAGGCTTTCTCAGGTTGTTCGAATCAGCCATCATCATTTCAAGCAACTCGTGCAGCCCCTTAAAGCAGATGGAAAGATAATCCTCTCCAATTTTCTTCAG CATCTGAAAGGAATTgaaaaggaaaagctacaacaGATACCGCTCATATCGGAGCTGCTCAGCGACCTGTATAGTGAG GTGGGTACAGTGAGTAAGGGACAAAATCATGAAGGACAAAGACAAGAAGGAAATA GAATTCCAAGAATGTCAGGCACACTCCCCACTAGGATTATAATACATGGATATCATCCACATGACAAACCAAATGAAGGAGGAATTGCAGGAAAACTAATACATCTACCTGACTCAGTTGAAGGTCTCCTAGCAATAGCAG AAAAAAGGTTTGGCAAAAGAGGAAGTACAATTCTCACGGCAGATGGCTCCCAACTGGAGGATTTGGGTGCTATGCGCGAAAATGATCACTTGTATATAGTTTGA
- the LOC132635686 gene encoding potassium channel KAT3 isoform X3, translated as MSLPEITRAAAKWRNKKLTSVSSSLLPAFGKVTGEGSLKLKRFVIAPYDRRYRIWQTFLVVLVVYSAWSSPFELAFKKVASGGLLPVDLLVDAFFALDILLTFFVAYLDKSTYLLVDDHKKIAFRFATHLGFPMDVASTIPFQTIFQIFDGKKQEDDIFGFLNLLRLWRLRRVSKFFSRLEKDTRFSYFWTRICKLICVTLFAVHSAGCFYYWLATNYHTADNTWIGSNVTNFQERSIALGYTYSMYWSVVTLTTVGYGDLRAHNTGEKVFAILYMLFNIGLTAYLIGNMTNLIVHSVARTFAMRDAINDILRYASKNRLPEGIKEQMLAHLTLRFKTAELQHEEVLEVLPKAIRSSIAQHLFHTTLENTYLFKGVSEDFLVQLVSEIKAEYFPPKVDIIIQNEIPTDFYIIVSGAVEVVTYENGIEKHLKGIEKEKLQQIPLISELLSDLYSEVGTVSKGQNHEGQRQEGNRIPRMSGTLPTRIIIHGYHPHDKPNEGGIAGKLIHLPDSVEGLLAIAEKRFGKRGSTILTADGSQLEDLGAMRENDHLYIV; from the exons ATGTCGTTGCCGGAGATAACGAGGGCGGCAGCCAAGTGGAGAAATAAGAAACTAACATCAGTTTCAAGTAGCCTGTTGCCAGCTTTTGGTAAAGTCACGGGTGAAGGATCTCTCAAGCTTAAAAGATTTGTTATTGCTCCTTATGATCGTAGATATAG AATATGGCAAACATTTCTGGTGGTATTGGTGGTGTACTCAGCATGGTCATCCCCTTTCGAGCTGGCATTCAAGAAGGTAGCAAGTGGGGGACTCTTGCCTGTTGATTTATTGGTGGATGCCTTCTTCGCCCTTGACATTCTTCTCACTTTCTTTGTCGCTTACTTGGACAAATCCACTTATTTACTAGTTGATGATCACAAGAAAATTGCTTTCAG GTTTGCGACTCATCTAGGATTCCCAATGGATGTTGCTTCAACCATACCATTTCAAACAATATTCCAAATCTTTGATGGGAAAAAGCAAGAAGATGACATTTTTGGCTTCCTCAACTTGCTCAGACTTTGGCGACTACGGCGTGTTAGTAAGTTCTTCTCAAG GCTAGAGAAGGACACTCGATTCAGCTACTTCTGGACAAGAATATGTAAactaatttgt GTGACCTTATTCGCGGTGCATTCCGCTGGGTGTTTTTATTACTGGCTAGCAACAAATTATCACACTGCAGATAATACCTGGATTGGATCAAATGTTACTAATTTCCAAGAAAGAAGCATTGCTCTAGGATACACATATTCCATGTACTGGTCTGTTGTTACGCTCACCACAGTCGGCTATGGCGATCTCCGCGCACATAATACAGGAGAGAAGGTTTTCGCCATCTTGTACATGCTTTTCAACATTGGCCTCACTGCTTACTTAATTGGCAACATGACCAATCTTATTGTCCACAGTGTCGCTCGAACCTTCGCGATG AGGGACGCCATCAATGATATATTGCGATATGCAAGCAAGAATAGACTTCCAGAAGGCATAAAAGAGCAAATGCTGGCACATTTAACACTCAGATTCAAGACTGCAGAACTACAGCATGAGGAAGTACTAGAGGTCTTGCCCAAGGCAATAAGATCTAGCATTGCACAGCATCTCTTCCATACAACCCTTGAAAATACCTACCTTTTCAAAGGGGTTTCCGAAGACTTTTTAGTCCAGCTG GTTTCAGAGATAAAAGCAGAATACTTCCCACCAAAAGTTGACATCATTATTCAAAATGAGATACCAACTGATTTCTACATTATTGTCTCCGGGGCTGTG GAAGTAGTTACATACGAGAATGGAATCGAAAAG CATCTGAAAGGAATTgaaaaggaaaagctacaacaGATACCGCTCATATCGGAGCTGCTCAGCGACCTGTATAGTGAG GTGGGTACAGTGAGTAAGGGACAAAATCATGAAGGACAAAGACAAGAAGGAAATA GAATTCCAAGAATGTCAGGCACACTCCCCACTAGGATTATAATACATGGATATCATCCACATGACAAACCAAATGAAGGAGGAATTGCAGGAAAACTAATACATCTACCTGACTCAGTTGAAGGTCTCCTAGCAATAGCAG AAAAAAGGTTTGGCAAAAGAGGAAGTACAATTCTCACGGCAGATGGCTCCCAACTGGAGGATTTGGGTGCTATGCGCGAAAATGATCACTTGTATATAGTTTGA